The following are encoded together in the Octopus sinensis linkage group LG15, ASM634580v1, whole genome shotgun sequence genome:
- the LOC115219671 gene encoding monocarboxylate transporter 5-like, whose product MQVVPTDRRPVDRGWAWVVLTATTTLMILVMGNSRSFGIFFIEILKMFNASSSAISTILSAEHVASCLTGFAAMNFLAKFISFRTFVLCGSVLSALTFICDFVTKDVFWLPFFHVFNGIGRAFVYGSCIVVQSTYFKRYLGTANAISACGVSLGQFVLPYLLNYFIITYGVRGALLLNAGIYLQCLVFGALLRPISYCDTTTRSKVISSIDVELNERNTTAKGEKQTESMKLQSDDDGEISPFLTDSKDTDSCGNVNSQSVEPSNPSLVINTRPNEKDCDKSTYLLEKSSDVIKNGIVKTDAKTHSEGLLARFRRVAPDFTLFKEKIFVCGYIGTVLGSAASSIPQTFFPAHSVDLGLSSNDGILFLTISGAGDLVGRLLIVFLADRKFMNRARLLGVALIIHGIAACFVSFYTKFFLFAMYCACYGISSGIHFSISNTVMVDFIGAQRISEAVGLVILGAGILGTIAYPFAGYLRDVTGSYNPEFILNGVGLLLSGTLFLSEAFIPYKKH is encoded by the exons CTACGACAACATTAATGATTCTTGTGATGGGTAACAGTCGGAGTTTTGGCATTTTTTTCATCGAGATTCTAAAAATGTTCAACGCATCTTCATCAGCCATATCAACAATTCTGAGTGCTGAACATGTAGCAAGTTGTTTAACAG GATTTGCGGCGATGAACTTTCTGGCCAAATTCATTTCATTCAGAACATTTGTCCTCTGTGGTTCTGTTTTGAGTGCGCTGACTTTTATCTGTGATTTTGTTACCAAAGATGTATTTTGGCTGCCCTTCTTTCATGTATTTAATG GAATTGGACGTGCTTTTGTATACGGATCTTGTATAGTTGTGCAGAGTACCTACTTTAAGCGCTACCTTGGCACAGCAAATGCGATATCTGCTTGTGGAGTTAGCCTCGGACAATTCGTCCTTCCGTATTTACTCAACTACTTTATAATAACCTACGGAGTCCGCGGAGCTCTTCTTCTGAACGCTGGTATTTATCTACAATGCCTTGTTTTTGGCGCCCTTCTACGCCCCATCAGTTACTGTGACACAACAACACGTTCGAAAGTCATCAGTTCTATCGATGTAGAactaaatgaaagaaatacaacTGCTAAAGGGGAAAAACAAACCGAATCGATGAAACTACAGTCAGACGATGACGGAGAAATCTCTCCGTTTTTGACAGACTCAAAAGACACAGATAGCTGTGGCAATGTTAACTCGCAGTCAGTTGAACCAAGCAACCCTTCTCTTGTAATTAACACAAGGCCTAATGAAAAAGACTGTGATAAAAGTACTTATTTATTAGAAAAATCTTCCGATGTGATAAAGAATGGCATCGTTAAAACTGATGCCAAAACGCATTCAGAAGGTTTATTGGCCAGGTTCAGAAGAGTAGCTCCAGATTTTACCCTCttcaaggaaaaaatatttgtctGCGGATACATTGGAACAGTTCTTGGGAGCGCTGCTTCCTCTATTCCCCAAACATTTTTCCCAGCTCACTCGGTAGACTTAGGATTGTCTTCTAACGATGGAATTCTTTTTCTAACAATTTCTGGTGCAGGCGATCTTGTGGGTCGTCTGCTAATAGTTTTCTTGGCTGATCGAAAGTTTATGAACCGAGCTCGACTACTTGGGGTTGCCCTCATTATTCATGGAATAGCTGCATGCTTTGTATCATTCTATACCAAATTCTTTCTATTCGCAATGTATTGCGCCTGTTATGGAATCTCCAGTGGTATACATTTTTCAATTTCGAACACAGTCATGGTGGATTTTATTGGAGCTCAAAGAATCTCGGAGGCAGTCGGTTTGGTAATATTAGGCGCAGGGATATTGGGAACCATAGCATATCCTTTTGCAG GTTACCTTCGTGACGTCACTGGTTCATACAATCCCGAATTCATTTTGAACGGCGTCGGCCTTCTCTTGAGCGGTACCTTGTTTCTCTCGGAGGCCTTTATACCATACAAGAAACATTGA